In the genome of Ignisphaera cupida, one region contains:
- a CDS encoding TldD/PmbA family protein → MSVEISIDLGKEVLERVLRRNVDEAVIRLQERVYELIVFDNGVLRSYGVSRVVGIGIQVFVNGFTGYSYTSSLSRESIESAIDRAVKSARTLALVAKPRKFAEVSNVKGFYKTSYSENPFSVDSSEKISLIKELNINAMKKPGIVSALTRLGCERDRRVIVSSKGIEVFNEVTMVGLSHMAVAKSGEIMERVYDQKTFVGGYEKIRSFDWMSFVDEVNDLAVKASMASAPKAGVYRAVVDNELIGLLLHEAFGHASEGDSVLYNVSVLKGRVGEKVASESVTIVDDGSVEGGYPIHYDDEGAEKKKTVIVDKGILKTFLSSRYVAGELGIGLTGNARAQDITFNAIVRQTNFYMLPGDAKVDELFEGISEGIYLRGRGAMGGQVDPSMGTFTFNVGPSYIIKNGEIEKLVRGVTVSGNILDVLKNVELVANDLKVSTSVFGGCGKASQLVRVGDGGPHIRVSKIVVGGE, encoded by the coding sequence ATGTCTGTAGAGATATCGATAGATCTTGGTAAGGAGGTACTAGAAAGGGTTCTGAGAAGAAATGTTGATGAAGCTGTAATAAGACTTCAAGAAAGAGTTTATGAGTTGATTGTTTTTGATAACGGGGTTTTGAGAAGCTATGGTGTTTCTAGAGTTGTTGGCATTGGTATACAGGTTTTTGTAAATGGTTTTACAGGGTATAGCTACACTTCTTCACTGTCTCGGGAAAGCATTGAATCTGCTATTGATAGAGCTGTTAAAAGTGCTAGAACCTTAGCTCTTGTTGCAAAACCAAGGAAGTTTGCTGAAGTTTCCAATGTTAAAGGATTTTACAAAACAAGTTATTCTGAAAACCCATTTTCTGTGGATTCCTCTGAGAAAATATCTCTAATCAAGGAGCTTAATATTAATGCTATGAAGAAACCTGGTATTGTTTCAGCTTTGACTAGACTTGGATGCGAAAGAGATAGAAGAGTTATTGTCTCTAGCAAAGGTATTGAGGTATTCAATGAGGTTACAATGGTTGGCTTGAGTCACATGGCTGTTGCAAAATCTGGAGAAATTATGGAGAGGGTTTATGATCAGAAAACATTTGTTGGAGGCTATGAAAAAATAAGGTCATTTGATTGGATGAGCTTTGTAGATGAGGTTAATGACCTAGCTGTAAAAGCATCTATGGCATCTGCGCCAAAGGCTGGTGTTTACAGAGCTGTTGTTGATAATGAGTTGATTGGTTTATTGCTTCACGAAGCCTTTGGCCATGCTTCAGAAGGTGACTCTGTTCTATACAATGTATCTGTTTTGAAGGGTAGAGTAGGTGAGAAGGTGGCTAGTGAGTCTGTAACAATTGTTGATGATGGCTCTGTTGAGGGTGGTTATCCTATTCACTATGATGATGAAGGTGCTGAGAAAAAGAAAACAGTTATTGTTGACAAAGGCATTTTAAAAACATTTTTAAGTAGCAGATATGTTGCTGGAGAGCTTGGCATAGGGCTTACAGGTAATGCACGAGCCCAGGACATAACATTCAATGCTATTGTGAGACAAACAAACTTCTATATGCTTCCTGGTGATGCGAAAGTTGATGAGCTTTTTGAAGGCATTTCAGAAGGTATTTATCTTAGGGGTAGAGGGGCTATGGGCGGCCAGGTTGATCCATCTATGGGCACATTCACTTTCAATGTTGGCCCCTCATATATTATTAAGAATGGTGAGATAGAAAAGCTTGTGAGAGGTGTAACAGTATCTGGAAACATATTGGATGTTCTAAAGAATGTTGAGCTAGTTGCAAATGATTTAAAGGTTTCTACAAGTGTTTTTGGTGGTTGTGGAAAAGCTTCGCAGCTTGTAAGAGTTGGTGATGGGGGTCCACATATAAGAGTTTCTAAAATTGTTGTAGGTGGTGAGTAA